In Mycobacterium branderi, the DNA window GATGGCCGTTCGGAGCAGCAGGTCGCCGACGCCGTCACCGAGTTGCTGGCCGACCCGGACCGCGCCGCCGCGATGGGCGCCGCCGGGCGGGCCTGGGCGACGGCGCAGTGGCGCTGGGACACGCTGGCCGCGCGGCTGGCCGACCTGCTGTAGTCAGGCGTAGATCGCCTCGATATCGGTGGCGAACTTTTCGGCGACCACTTTGCGCTTAACCTTCATCGTCGGCGTCAGCTCACCGGTGTCCTCGGTGAAGTCGACGGGCAGGATGCGGAATTTGCGGATCGATTCCGCGTGCGAGACGGACTGATTGGCCTGCTTGACGGCGGCATCCACCTCGGCAACCAGATCGGGGTCGGTGGCCAGGTCGCCCACCGAGCTGCCCGACGCCTTGCTGTTGCGCTGCTTCCAGCCCTCGAACGCCTCGGGGTCGATGGTGATCAGCGCACCGATGAACGGCTTGGCGTCCCCGACCACCATGGCCTGGCTGATCAACGGGTGGGCCCGCAACTGGTCCTCGAGCACGGCGGGCGCCACGTTCTTGCCGCCCGCGGTGACGATGATCTCCTTCTTGCGGCCGGTGATCGTCAAGAACCCGTCGTCGTCGATGGCCCCGAGGTCGCCGGTCTTGAACCAGCCGTCGGCCATCGCCTCGGCGGTGGCCTGCTCGTTGCGCCAGTACTCCCGGAAGACCACCCCGCCGCGCACCAGAAGTTCCCCGTCGTCGGCAATCCGCATGCTGTTGCCGGGCAACAACTTCCCGACGGTGCCGATCTTCAGGTCGCCCACCCGGTTGACCGTGATGGCCGCGCTGGTCTCGGTCAGGCCGTAGCCCTCGTGGATGGTCAGGCCGACGCCGCGGTAGAAGTGGCCCAGCCGGGCGCCCAGCGGCCCGCCCCCGGAGATGGAGGCGCGGCAGTTGCCGCCCAGCGCCGCCCGCAGCTTGTGGTACACCAGCCGGTCGAACAGGGCGTGCTTGGCGCGCAGCAGCAGGCCGGGGCCGCCGCGGTCCTGGGCTTCGCTCCAGTCGACCGCGGTCTGGGCGGCCATCTGGAAAATCCGGCCCTTGCCGTCGTTTTCGGCGTTCTGGGCGGCGGTGTTGTACACCTTCTCGAAGACCCGTGGCACCGAGACCACGATCGTCGGCTTGAACACCGAGAACATCGGCACCAGATTCTTGATGTCGCTGGTGAACCCGACGGTGACCTTGTTGGTGAAGGCGGCCAGGGTGATCGCCCGGGCCAGCACGTGCGCCAGCGGCAAAAACACCAGCATCCGCTCGTCCTTGCCCAGCAGCGTCGGCAGCGACTCCTTGGCACCCCGGATCTCGTAGACCAGGTTGGAATGGGTGACCTGGCAGCCCTTGGGCCGGCCCGTGGTGCCGGAGGTGTAGATCAGCGTGGCCGGACCCTCGGCCCGCAACGCCTCGACCCGCCCGGTCAGTTCGGCCGGAGCCACCGACGCGCCTGCTTCGGCGAGCGCCTCGATCGCCTTGGGGCCGGAGCCGTCGATGTGCATCACCCGGCGCAGCGACGGCAGGTCGCCGGTGAGTTCGGTGACGATCTTTGCGTGGGCATCGGTTTCGGCCAGCACCAGCACCGCCCCCGAATCCTGCAGCACCCAACGCACCTGCTCGGCCGACGACGTCTCGTAGATCGGCACGGTGACCGCCCCGACCGCCAGGATCGCGAAGTCGAGGATGGCCCACTCGTAGCGGGTGGCCGAGAAGATGGCCACCCGATCACCGGCCTGCACCCCTTCTGCGATCAATCCGGATGCGGCCGAACGGATTTGGTCTGCCACCTCGGCGCAGGTGA includes these proteins:
- a CDS encoding AMP-dependent synthetase/ligase, which encodes MREFSVPAPFTVGERDNVVAAVFEHERDDPDFVIFQRLVDGAWTDVTCAEVADQIRSAASGLIAEGVQAGDRVAIFSATRYEWAILDFAILAVGAVTVPIYETSSAEQVRWVLQDSGAVLVLAETDAHAKIVTELTGDLPSLRRVMHIDGSGPKAIEALAEAGASVAPAELTGRVEALRAEGPATLIYTSGTTGRPKGCQVTHSNLVYEIRGAKESLPTLLGKDERMLVFLPLAHVLARAITLAAFTNKVTVGFTSDIKNLVPMFSVFKPTIVVSVPRVFEKVYNTAAQNAENDGKGRIFQMAAQTAVDWSEAQDRGGPGLLLRAKHALFDRLVYHKLRAALGGNCRASISGGGPLGARLGHFYRGVGLTIHEGYGLTETSAAITVNRVGDLKIGTVGKLLPGNSMRIADDGELLVRGGVVFREYWRNEQATAEAMADGWFKTGDLGAIDDDGFLTITGRKKEIIVTAGGKNVAPAVLEDQLRAHPLISQAMVVGDAKPFIGALITIDPEAFEGWKQRNSKASGSSVGDLATDPDLVAEVDAAVKQANQSVSHAESIRKFRILPVDFTEDTGELTPTMKVKRKVVAEKFATDIEAIYA